The Rhizobium rhododendri nucleotide sequence TTAGCCTCTCGGTGAAGCCTCGACCTGCAAACTTGCGGAAGCAAAATAAGTTCCGTCCACTGGCGATGTGGGGTGGCCGCAGGGCGCCTCCGTCTAGTGGGTCGGTGCCGGTTGCAATGCCGGCTGGCTGCGTGCGGCCGTCAGCTCTGCGGTAGTGTGGTTGAGGCGGTCGGCCAGCACCCTCATGATATCCACGGCCATTTCGGGGAAGTCGGAGAGCAGCTTGAGGAAGTGCTCTTTGCTGATCCGCAGTGCCTCGACATTCGAGGTGGCCTTTACGGTCGCAGTACGGGAGACGTCGCAGAGGATGGCGATTTCTCCGACAATCGAATTGACATCGACATCGGCGACCTTGATCTCACCGGTCGGCGTATCGACTAGGATATCGGCGGTTCCTGCCAGCACGACATAGGCAGCGTCGCCGAGATCGCCCTGGTGGAAAAGTATCTGGCCAGCACGGTAGCTGACGCGATCGGAGGTGAAGGCGAGCAGTTTCAGCTTCGCCGGCGCAATGCGTGCGAAAATCGGCACTCGCCGCAACATTTCGACTTCATCTCTTAACAGCATGCGCGTTCAACCCCGGGATCACAGCCGCCAGATAGCCTATAACGATAAAAGTTCTTTGAACATCCCGTCGTGCTGCAAAAGATCTTCGGTTGTGCCGCTTTCAGCCAGCGTGCCGCCCTGAAATACCAGGACGCGGTGGAACTGCTCCGCTAGCGCGACATTCGACAGAACCCAGATGATAGCCGGGTTGTGGTCGCTGTTTTCGATGTCGCGTAGAACGGTGCGGACGATCTGGTCCTGGATGCGATGGTCGAGCGCAACCAGCGGCCTGTTGAAGATCAGGTAGTCGGCGCGCTTCAGCAGCGCGCGGGCAAGGTTCAGCTTCTGGCGCTGGACGTTGGTCAGGCGCTTGCCGCCGGAGCCGACGTCGAAATCGAGGCCGATTGCCAATACGCTGTCCTGCAGGCCGAGCCTGTCGAAAAGATCGCGCATGATCACATGGATCTGCTCAGGCGCATCGGCCTGCTGGTGGGCGATACGCCCAAACAGCACGTTGTCCATCAATGTGGCCGAAGCCGTAAAGCGCTCGGGATCGTAGCGTTCGATGACAGCGTTCAGATCGGCCGGGATATGCTTGTGAAACTCCGTACGTGCCTCGACGATCTTGTTCATCAACTGCTTGGTGAGCAGACCGAAGCGGTGGCGTGGCTCGATGTAGGAGAAACTGAGACGAATGATCGATGCCCGCTCTTCGGGCGTCGCCGTCTCGAAGTTGCGGCCGCCCCGCTTCTGCAGCAACGCCTGATAGTCGGGAATGTCGTCCGCCGTCATGAAAGTGAGCTGCTGGAAGAAAGGATGGTCCGGCGGCAGGTCGTTGAACAACTCGACTGTGTTTTCGGCGATCTCGATGCCCATGTCGTAGAGTTCGCTGTTCAGGCCGCTGTCCTGGAAGAGCTTGATGAAATAGGGATG carries:
- a CDS encoding Crp/Fnr family transcriptional regulator, translated to MLLRDEVEMLRRVPIFARIAPAKLKLLAFTSDRVSYRAGQILFHQGDLGDAAYVVLAGTADILVDTPTGEIKVADVDVNSIVGEIAILCDVSRTATVKATSNVEALRISKEHFLKLLSDFPEMAVDIMRVLADRLNHTTAELTAARSQPALQPAPTH